The Polaribacter sp. MED152 region TAAAACTAACAGTTTTAAATTTCGATAATTTACAACAATCTATAACTGATAATAAAGACTACATTATGAGTGAGACATTAACCCAAGAATTGGTTTTTGTAGATGAGTTAGAAGAAGGTACAAACATTGAGTTTGATGCCATTGAAAGTAAAATATTAATCGAAAAAATTTAGAAACATGCCAGATGTTAAAGTAAAATATTCTGAAGAAGATCTTAAAGAATTTAAAGCAATCATCGAGAAGAAAATTGCAAGAGCAAATGAAGATTTAGAGTTGTTGAGAGCAGCTTATAAAAATGATGCAAATAATGGTACAGATGATACTTTATCATCATTCAAATCTTTTGATGAAGGTTCTGATGTTATGAATAAAGAAGCAAATGTACAATTGGCAATAAGACAAGAAAAATTTATTAGAGATTTAAAAAACGCATTGTTGAGAATCGAAAACGGAACTTATGGTGTTTGTAGAGTTACTGGTAAATTAATTCAGAAAGAGCGTTTAAAATTAGTACCACATGCTACTTTAAGTATTGAGGCTAAAAGAGCTCAGTAATAATTACTAAAAAATTTATAAAGCTTCTTTTAAAGAAGCTTTTTTTATGAAAAATATTTTCCTACTCCTTTTAATAAGTTTAACTACTGTGATGTTTTCGCAGAAAAAAGTGATGAAAAAACTGCAAACAAATGCAGCAGAAATTACTGTTTACACAAAAGGATTGGACAATATTATACTCGAAAATTCATCTACAGAATTTATAGAAGTAATTTTAGAAGCAAAAAGTTACGATGAACAGCTTATTAAAATTACTGCAGATGATAAAACTGTAGCCGTTAATTTTGATTTTGAAGGCACAGAAACTAGAGAAGTAATCTTTAGAAAGTTTATAACAAAACGCTTGCAAAGAGCTACAGCAATAGTAAAAATACCAAAAGGTAAAAAAGTATATATATTTGGTGAAAATGTAGATGTAGAAAGCAAAAGTTTGCAAAATGATTTAGCAGTTTATTTAGACAATGGTATTGTAAAACTAAATACTGTAAAAGCTAACTTAATTTTAAAACTGTATTCAGGAAATGTTTATGCCAATTTAAAATACACAAATTATAAGGTATTTTCTAAGTCTGGAAAAATTATGGTTGATGGTGTAAAAAAAGAAAAAGAGTATGCAAAGGTTGTAAATACATCTCAAGATGAAACTACAATAAACTCTTTAAAAGCTAATATTTTCTTATCCACACAATAAACATAATAATATTACTATTTTTGTGACTTTAAAAATAATAAAATGTCTAAAAAAGCACTAGCTATTCTTACTATTCTAATTGCGATTATATTAGATCAAGTTATTAAAATCTACGTAAAAACTAATTTTATTTTAGGAGAAGAGGTTTTAGTTTTCGATTGGTTTCGAATTCATTTTGTAGAGAATAATGGTATGGCTATGGGTTTTGAATTTGGTGGTAAAACAGGTAAGCTGTTTTTAACCTTATTTAGAATTTTTGCTGTAGGTTTAATTATTTATTGGCTATCTAATAATATTAAAAGAAAAGTACACAATGCAGTAATTATTGGTATTGCTTTAATATTTTCAGGTGCTGTAGGTAATATTATAGATTCTATTTTTTACGGTGTTATTTTCGATCATCCAAAGCATAGTGTAGCTACATTATTTCCAGAAACTACAGATGGTGAGTTTTTTTACGGGAAAGTGGTAGATATGTTCTACTTTCCAATTTGGGAGGGTGTTTTACCAGATTGGATTCCTTTTGTTGGTGGAGAAATGTACACCTTCTTTCAATACATTTTTAACCCAGCAGATTCTTACATAACTATTGGAGTTGCTTTATTATTTATTTTTAGCAAACAAGCGTTTCCTAAAGAAGATAAAAAAGAAAAGCAAGCTGTAGAAGCATAATATATTTTCTATTTTTTAATATTTAGTACCAATAAATAAAAGCGCAAATTTGCCTGTTTAATTCTACATAAAAGTTATTTTTGTGTATGAATACTTCTTTAGAGCTTCAAATAAAAACACTGCCTTCTTCACCAGGAGTTTATCAATATTTTGATAAAGAAGAAAAACTGATTTACGTTGGTAAAGCAAAAAATTTAAAGAAACGAGTATCTTCTTATTTTACAAAAACACACGATAGTGGAAAAACTAGAGTGCTTGTAAAAAACATTAATACAGTAAAACATATTGTAGTTAATACAGAAACAGATGCACTTTTATTAGAAAATAATCTAATTAAAAAATACAAACCAAAGTATAATGTACTTTTAAAAGATGATAAAACTTACCCTTGGATTTGTATTAAAAAAGAACGTTTTCCTAGAGTTTTTATGACCAGAAGAGTTATTAAAGATGGTTCAGAATATTATGGTCCATACACTTCTGTTAGAACAATTAAAGCACTATTAGAATTAATAAAAGAACTCTACACACTTAGAACGTGTAAATACGATTTAAGCAGAGAAAAAATAAATACAGGCAAATACAAAGTTTGTTTAGAATATCATTTAGGCAATTGTTTGGGGCCTTGTGAAGCTTTAGAAACTGAAGCCCATTATAATAATTCCATTAAAGAAATTCGAAATATTATTAAAGGTAATTTTAAAGAAAGTTTAGAAAGACTAAATACTTTGATGATGGGTTTTGCAGAAAAAATGGAGTTCGAAAAAGCCCAAAGAATTAAAGAAAAATTAGATAGGTTAAGCAATTACCAGGCAAAAAGTACCATAGTAAATCCTACTATAAATAATGTAGATGTTTTTTCGATTATTTCAGATAAAACACATGGTTATGCTAATTTTATTAAAATATCTAATGGCTCTATTATACAGTCTCACACTACAGAAATTAAGAAAAAATTAGAAGAGTCAGACAAGGAATTGTTAGAACTGTTTATTTTCGAAATTAGACAAAGGTACAACTCAACATCACCAGAAATTTATGTTCCATTTCAAGTAAATATTGGTGAGAATGTAAAGGTTACTATACCAAAAGTAGGAGATAAAAAACGCATTGTAGAACTTTCAGAAAGAAATGCCAAATACTATAAATTAGAGCAATTAAAGCAAATTAAAATTGTAGATCCTGATAGGCATGTAAAAAGAATTATGGCTCAAATGAAGGCAGATTTGCGCTTAAAAGAAGAGCCAAGGCATATAGAGTGTTTTGATAACTCTAACATACAAGGTACAAACCCTGTTGCAGCTTGTGTTGTTTTTAGAGATGGTAAACCTAGCAAAAAGGAGTACAGACATTATAATATAAAAACAGTAGTTGGCCCAGATGATTTTGCATCTATGGAAGAGGTTGTTTTTAGAAGATACAAAAGGTTGCTTTCGGAAGGTGAATCTTTGCCTCAACTAATTATTATTGATGGTGGTAAAGGTCAATTATCATCTGCAGTTAAAAGTTTAGAAATTTTAGGCTTAAGAGGTAAAATTGCCATTATTGGTATTGCAAAACGTTTGGAGGAAATCTATTATCCAGATGACCCAATACCTTTGTATTTAGATAAAAAATCTGAAACCTTAAAAATCACACAGTTTTTAAGAAATGAAGCACATAGATTTGGTATTACCTTTCATAGAAACAAACGTAGTAAAAGCGCTATACAAAGTGAGTTAGAAAGTATACCAGATGTTGGTAAACAGACTATTACAACTTTATTACGTAAATTTAAGTCCGCAAAACGTGTAAAAGAAGCCAGTTTAGATGAGTTAAAAGCGGTTATTGGTAATGCAAGAGCATTAAAAGTGTACAATTTTTATCATTCAAAAAAAGAAAATGAAAAATAAACTGTTTCTAATTTTTTTACTTCCTTGGTTTGTTTTTGCACAACAAAATCAGCCTAAAGTAGGATTGGTTTTAAGCGGAGGTGGAGCAAAAGGGTTTTCACATATTGGCGTTTTAAAAGAAATAGACAAAGCTGGCATTCATTTAGATTATATTGCTGGTACAAGTATGGGTGCTATTATTGGTGGCTTGTATGCTGCTGGGTATTCTGCTGCTCAAATAGAAGATATTGTTGTAAACACAGATTTTATGACATTATTGAGAGATAAAATTCCTAGAAGCTCAGAAACCTTTTTCGAAAAAGAATATGGAGAAAAAACCGTAATTACATTACCTGTAAATAAAGGTAAAATCGGTTTTCCAAGAGGAATTTCTAAAGGTCAAAACGTTTTAAATTTACTCTTAGAATTGTTCGATTCTTTAGATGGCAACCAAGATTTTTCAAAATTACCTACGCCTTTCTTTTGTAT contains the following coding sequences:
- the uvrC gene encoding excinuclease ABC subunit UvrC gives rise to the protein MNTSLELQIKTLPSSPGVYQYFDKEEKLIYVGKAKNLKKRVSSYFTKTHDSGKTRVLVKNINTVKHIVVNTETDALLLENNLIKKYKPKYNVLLKDDKTYPWICIKKERFPRVFMTRRVIKDGSEYYGPYTSVRTIKALLELIKELYTLRTCKYDLSREKINTGKYKVCLEYHLGNCLGPCEALETEAHYNNSIKEIRNIIKGNFKESLERLNTLMMGFAEKMEFEKAQRIKEKLDRLSNYQAKSTIVNPTINNVDVFSIISDKTHGYANFIKISNGSIIQSHTTEIKKKLEESDKELLELFIFEIRQRYNSTSPEIYVPFQVNIGENVKVTIPKVGDKKRIVELSERNAKYYKLEQLKQIKIVDPDRHVKRIMAQMKADLRLKEEPRHIECFDNSNIQGTNPVAACVVFRDGKPSKKEYRHYNIKTVVGPDDFASMEEVVFRRYKRLLSEGESLPQLIIIDGGKGQLSSAVKSLEILGLRGKIAIIGIAKRLEEIYYPDDPIPLYLDKKSETLKITQFLRNEAHRFGITFHRNKRSKSAIQSELESIPDVGKQTITTLLRKFKSAKRVKEASLDELKAVIGNARALKVYNFYHSKKENEK
- a CDS encoding lipoprotein signal peptidase: MSKKALAILTILIAIILDQVIKIYVKTNFILGEEVLVFDWFRIHFVENNGMAMGFEFGGKTGKLFLTLFRIFAVGLIIYWLSNNIKRKVHNAVIIGIALIFSGAVGNIIDSIFYGVIFDHPKHSVATLFPETTDGEFFYGKVVDMFYFPIWEGVLPDWIPFVGGEMYTFFQYIFNPADSYITIGVALLFIFSKQAFPKEDKKEKQAVEA
- a CDS encoding TraR/DksA C4-type zinc finger protein, translating into MPDVKVKYSEEDLKEFKAIIEKKIARANEDLELLRAAYKNDANNGTDDTLSSFKSFDEGSDVMNKEANVQLAIRQEKFIRDLKNALLRIENGTYGVCRVTGKLIQKERLKLVPHATLSIEAKRAQ